The following proteins are encoded in a genomic region of Desulfobacteraceae bacterium:
- the glk gene encoding glucokinase, with protein sequence MSAPKSDKMFLAGDIGGTKTHLAVFAPGSDVRTPFREETYASGQYPSLEALAREFLAAIDAQIECAGFGVAGPVVAGRARITNLPWVMDEAQLAEALGLASLHLLNDLEAIAGAVPALREADRVVLNRGQAATGGAVAVIAPGTGLGEAFLVWDGARYHAQPSEGGHADFAPNNALEAGMLGHLQRRFGHVSWERVCSGSGLPNIYDFLKTSGQAQEPDWLAEALAAADDPTAVIVRAALDPGRPCRLCQATLKTFVTILGAEAGNLALKVMATGGVYLGGGMPPRIMPALGEGSFMKAFVHKGRMAPLLKQIPVYVITNPKAALWGAARRAMGLST encoded by the coding sequence ATGTCAGCGCCAAAATCGGATAAAATGTTTCTGGCCGGTGATATCGGCGGGACCAAGACCCACTTGGCGGTCTTTGCACCCGGATCGGATGTACGAACCCCTTTTCGGGAAGAAACCTATGCCAGTGGGCAATATCCCAGCCTGGAAGCGCTCGCCCGTGAATTTCTCGCCGCAATCGACGCCCAAATTGAATGCGCCGGCTTTGGCGTGGCCGGGCCGGTGGTGGCGGGGCGGGCCAGAATCACCAACCTGCCCTGGGTGATGGATGAGGCCCAGCTCGCCGAGGCCCTGGGTCTGGCATCCTTACACCTGCTAAACGACCTGGAGGCCATCGCCGGCGCGGTGCCGGCACTACGCGAGGCCGACCGGGTTGTGCTGAACCGGGGGCAGGCGGCCACCGGCGGCGCCGTTGCGGTCATCGCCCCGGGCACCGGCCTGGGAGAGGCCTTCCTGGTCTGGGACGGCGCCCGCTACCACGCCCAGCCCTCCGAAGGCGGGCACGCCGATTTCGCCCCCAACAACGCGCTTGAAGCCGGCATGCTGGGCCACCTTCAGCGGCGCTTTGGGCATGTCAGCTGGGAGCGCGTCTGTTCCGGCAGCGGGCTGCCCAACATCTATGACTTTCTGAAGACCAGCGGCCAGGCCCAGGAGCCGGACTGGCTGGCCGAGGCGCTGGCCGCAGCCGACGACCCCACCGCGGTCATCGTCCGGGCGGCCTTGGATCCCGGCCGGCCGTGCCGCCTCTGCCAGGCCACGCTCAAAACCTTTGTCACCATCCTGGGCGCTGAAGCCGGCAACCTGGCGCTGAAAGTCATGGCCACAGGGGGGGTCTACCTGGGCGGCGGGATGCCGCCGCGGATCATGCCGGCCCTCGGGGAAGGCAGCTTCATGAAGGCCTTCGTTCACAAGGGCCGCATGGCGCCGCTGTTGAAGCAGATACCGGTCTACGTCATCACCAATCCCAAGGCGGCGCTGTGGGGTGCGGCCCGCCGGGCGATGGGGTTGAGCACCTAA